In Lysinibacillus sp. 2017, the DNA window CCATCTTCCGTTAAGTCATGATACGAATCGGAATATCGGAATTTATGAAAAAATGTTAGAAGCAGGAAAAGACTTTTCTCCAAGAGATCTTTATTATTATGCAAATGAACTCGCAGATCATGGAGAATATCTTCAAGCAATAAAGAAATATGAGGAATTTCTTGAAACAAAAAAAGGGTGGGTTGAGGATAATATTCGAGCTTGTCTTCGAATAGCTGATTGTTATAGTGAAATAAAGGAAAAAGATAAGGCGATTACAGCAACGTTAAGAACCTTTTCTTATGATATGCCACGACCAGAAGCATGCTGTCGAATTGGGTTCTATTTTATGGAGCAAAATAAAAATAATGAAGCAATATATTGGTATAAACATGCTCTTTTACACAGCACGAGTGTAGAATCGAGTTTAAGTCTGCAAAATCCAGCATTTTCTACTTGGCTTCCACATTTACAACTATGTGTTCTATACGATCGTTTAAAAGATTACCAAACTGCTTATATGCATAATGAGTTAGCTAGTAAATATATTCCAAACTCTGAAAAAGTACTATATAACAAAAAATACTTTGATAATATTTTATTCAAATAGTTTTATGTCCTTACCTCCCATTATAGAGTTGAATAGCTTATTACGAGGGAGGTGAGAAAATATGAGTTTAAATAATTATTATAATCATCATGCTTGTAAAATGTGTCACCATTCAGATTGTATTTGCCAGAATCAAAACAAAGGTCCATTAAAAGTATATCGTGCCCAAGATGCTTGTATAAGATGTCATTCACCAAAATGTCATTGTGTACCTTTACCTCCTACGCCTCCAAGTCCTGGTCCGACTGGGGTAACAGGTCCAACAGGTCCAACAGGTCCAACAGGTCCAACAGGTCCAACAGGTCCAGGTACTGGAGTAACTGGAGCAACAGGAGGAACTGGAGCAACAGGAGCAACAGGAGCAACTGGAGCAACAGGAGCAACTGGGGCAACAGGAGCAACAGGAGCAACAGGAGCAACAGGAGGAACTGGAGCAACTGGAGCAACAGGAGCAACCGGAGCAACAGGAGGAACTGGAGCAACTGGAGCAACAGGAGCAACCGGAGCAACAGGAGGAACTGGAGGAACTGGAGCAACAGGAGGAACTGGAGCAACAGGAGCAACAGGAGCAACAGGAGGAACTGGAGCAACAGGAGCAACAGGAGCAACCGGAGCAACAGGAGGAACAGGAGCAACTGGAGCAACAGGAGGAACTGGAGGAACTGGAGCAACTGGAGCAACAGGAGGAACTGGAGGAACCGGAGCAACAGGAGGAACTGGAGCAACAGGAGGAACTGGAGAAGCAGGAGCAACAGGAGAAGCGGGAGCAACTGGGGCAACAGGAGAAGCGGGAGCAACCGGAGCAACTGGGGCAACAGGAGCAACCGGAGCAACAGGAGTAACAGGAACAACGGGAGCAACCGGACCGACAGGAGATACAGGAGCAACCGGAGCAACTGGAGAAGCAGGAGCAACAGGAGAAGCAGGAGCAACAGGAGAAGCGGGAGCAACTGGGG includes these proteins:
- a CDS encoding glycosyltransferase family 2 protein, with translation MISISLCMIVKNEEEVIGRCLESVKDLVDEINIVDTGSTDKTKEIVSTFTDRIFDFEWINNFAAARNFSFQQATKNYILWIDADDVFLEEDQEKFKRLKETLSPDVDAVSMIYNLGFDNDGNVTALLRRNRLAKRLNNFQWVGEVHEYLAVHGNIYQSDLAVSHLPLSHDTNRNIGIYEKMLEAGKDFSPRDLYYYANELADHGEYLQAIKKYEEFLETKKGWVEDNIRACLRIADCYSEIKEKDKAITATLRTFSYDMPRPEACCRIGFYFMEQNKNNEAIYWYKHALLHSTSVESSLSLQNPAFSTWLPHLQLCVLYDRLKDYQTAYMHNELASKYIPNSEKVLYNKKYFDNILFK
- a CDS encoding collagen-like protein produces the protein MSLNNYYNHHACKMCHHSDCICQNQNKGPLKVYRAQDACIRCHSPKCHCVPLPPTPPSPGPTGVTGPTGPTGPTGPTGPTGPGTGVTGATGGTGATGATGATGATGATGATGATGATGATGGTGATGATGATGATGGTGATGATGATGATGGTGGTGATGGTGATGATGATGGTGATGATGATGATGGTGATGATGGTGGTGATGATGGTGGTGATGGTGATGGTGEAGATGEAGATGATGEAGATGATGATGATGATGVTGTTGATGPTGDTGATGATGEAGATGEAGATGEAGATGATGEAGATGATGATGEAGATGATGEAGATGATGEAGATGATGATGEAGATGATGEAGATGATGATGAFATGQALFFVSGETGTATVGLGDVLAFNSDTLEIIVTPGSAIVTIEQTTFPTGPTGATGETGATGETGPTGATGATGTISGFGYFFTTGTTSVGAATPVLLRANGPILGGITFTAPSQDVVITESGTYLIVYTALSTGLDNAVFGIQVNSITQPSTVYGQFTSSGLDTQSLTGNAILSITAPATINLVNAGTSPTTLRETLDGQEVINASLTIIRLA